The Blattabacterium cuenoti genome segment CGGAGTAATTGCAGAAGAAATAATTAACATTATTAAAAATGCGTGTTTTCTATATTTTCTTAAAAAAGAATAAGAAATTAATCCTGCTTTAGATAATAAAAAAATAAAGAATGGAAATAAAAATATCATTCCCATTAATAATACAGAATTTATAATCAATGAAATATAATCTGATAAATCAAAAATATTTTTTGGAAAATTACTTATTTTAAAAGTATATCCAAAATTAATTAAGAATGGAAATAATATAAAATATCCAAAAAACATTCCAATACAAAATAAAGTACTAACCATAGTTGTAATTATTTGAGAATATATTCTTTCTTTATCAGAAAAAGCAGGACTTATGAAACTCCATAATTCATAAAAAATATAAGGAAATGATAAAATAAATCCTCCACAAAAACATATCCATATATAAATGTTAAATTGACCAAATATTTCTCTATTTTGAATAGATAAATTATGAAAATATAATTTATTTGTAAAATGTTTAAGTAACCGATAAGTAATAAAATTTTTTTTAGCAGGACCAAAAATAATTTGGTTAAACAAAATTTTTTTATTAATCATTAAAAAAAACATCATAATTATGATAACAAATAAACAACGAATCATACGGATTCTTAGTTCTTCAATATGTTCCCAAAAAGGCATTATTTTTTTTTTATTCATAAAAAATACTTAATAACAAATGAAATGTGGAATTATAGGTCTTCCTAACGTTGGAAAATCAACATTTTTTAATATTATATCAAATTCCAAAGTATTATCAAAAAATTTTCCATTTTGTACTATTAATCCGAATCATGGAGTTATAAAAGTAGCAGATGATAGATTATTAGAATTAAATAAATTTATAAAATCTAATAAAATAATTCCATCTGAAATAAAAATAGTAGATATAGCTGGTCTAATCAAAGGATCTCATAAAGGAGATGGATTAGGTAATAAATTTCTATCTCATATTCGAGAAACAGATGCTATTATTCATATGATACGTTTTTTTAATGATATGAATATTCTTCATGTAGAAGGAGATATTAATCCTATTAGGGATAAAGAAATTATTGATATGGAATTACAATTAAAAGATTTATCTACTATAGAAAAAAAAATAGATAAGATTTCTAATGATTTATCTTCTAAAAAAAAAAACAATGAATTTATTTTTTTAAAAAAAATATTAATCTTTTTAAAAAAAGGAAAAAATATTAGAATGTATCCGTTTAAAAATGATGAAAGAAAATATATAAAAAATTTACAATTACTTACGGAAAAACCTGTTTTATATATTTGTAATACAAATGATGATTTAAATATTATTCAAAATAAACCTACTGTAAAATTATTACAAAATATAGTAAAAATGGAAAATTCTAATATTTTATTTTTTTCTTTAAAAAAAAGAATAAATTTTAACTATTTATTTAAAAACATTCTTTTTTTACTTAATTTAAAAACATTTTTTACAGTAGGAAAAAAAGAAATTCGTGCTTGGAATATTCCTAAATCATATACTACATATGAAGCTTCTTCAATTATTCATACTGATTTTAAAAAAGGTTTTATAAAAGCAGAAATTATTCGTTATGATCATTTTATTAAATATCAATCAGAAGAAAAATTAAAAAAATTAGGAAAAATTTTTTTAGCAGGAAAAAATTATCTTATCAAAGATGGTGATATTATTTATTTTCGATTTAGTTCTCATAAAAAAAATCTTTAAATCGATAATTAATTTCTTGTAAAGTTTCATATATTAATAATATAGATTTTTTTACATCAGACATATTAACCATTTCTACTGTAGTATGCATATATTTCAGTGGAATAGATATTAAAGCCGATAAAATTCCTTTATTGGAATATGCAAAAGCATCTGTATCTGTTCCAGTACTATATTTAGATACCAATCTTTGAAATTTAATATTATTCTTAATAGCTGTATCTATAATAAGTTCTCTAATATTTTTTCTTATTGATGGAGCATATGAGATGACTGGTCCTAGTCCGCATTTTATATCACCTTCTATTTTTTTACTAATCATAGGAGTAGAGGTATCATGAGTTACATCTGTAATAATAGCTATATTAGGTTTTATTGTATTAGCAATCATTTTTGCACCTTTAAGTCCAATTTCTTCTTGAACTGAATTAATAGTATATAAACCATATTGTAAATCAATTTTATTATTAACTATCATTTTTGTTACTTCTGCCATTATAAATCCTCCTATTTTATTATCTAATGATTTAGAAACAAAATATTTTTTATTCATAATAAAAAATTCATCCGCATATGAAATCATACATCCTACGTGAATTCCTAATTCTAATACTTCTTTTTTACTGGATACTCCAATATCTATGAATATATTTTCTATATTAGGACTTTTTTCATCATAAGTTTTTCTTGTATGAATAGCAGGCCAACCAAAAACACCCGGAATTTTTCCTTTAGTAGTATGAATCATAACTTTTTTAGATAAAACAATTTGATGATCAATTCCTCCATTACGAGAAACATATATTATTCCATTTTCTGTTATATAATTTACACACCATGATATTTCATCAACATGAGATTCAATTACTAATTTTTTAGGAGCATTAGGATTAATTATAGCTACAGCAGATCCATATAAATCTGTGGATATTTTTTCTGCATATTTACTAATATAATCAATCCATATTTTTTGTCCCTCCATTTCTTCTCCTACTGGAGAAAAACTATTTAAATATTTTTCAAGAAATTTAATAGAATTTTTATCTAATATATTTTTCATATTTTTTTTTTTTTTATTTTTTATAAATTATAAATAATATAAACCTTTGAAAACAAGTTTTACCGGACCTGTTAAATATATATTATGATACATATTTTCTGTTCTTATAAAAGAAACCCATAATATACCTCCTAAAGTACTGACTTCTATATTCTTATTATTTTTTATTCTGTTTGTTTCAAATGATGCAATGACAGATGCAACTACCCCAGTTCCACAAGATAAAGTTTCATTTTCTACACCTCTTTCATAAGTACGAACTTGTAAAATATTATGATTAATTTTAACAAAATTTACATTTACTCCATTATTCATCATATAGATTTTATGATGTCTAATATATCTACCTTGATTATAAACATCCAAATTTTTTAAATTATTTACAAAAACAATATGATGAGGTGATCCTGTGTTTAAGAACATATCACTTTCTGAATATTTTTTTATATTATTTCTTTTTAAAGAAGTTAATTGTAATGAAATTATATCATTTTTATAATTATCTACTATTCCTTTATGATAACCATCAATAGATTTAAAAAAAATCTCATTGCTTTTAGAATTTCCAATTTTTTTTGAAAAAGCTATTGCACATCTTCCTCCATTTCCACACATGGTACTTTCTTTTCCATTAGAATTATAATATTCCATATAAAAATCACAATTATAATTTTTATGAATAAAAATAATTCCATCTGCACCAATTCCAATATTTCTATTACACAATGTTTTTAAAATAAAAGAATTTTTACTAAAATTATATCTTTCATTCATACAATTTATAATAATAAAATCATTTCCCGTACCATGAAATTTAAAGAAGTTTAATAACATTATTAATTAAGAATTATTCAGTACATTCAGTTATACAATTATACTGAGGAATATTGTTTATATTATATTTATATTTTGATATTTATATTATACTAAATTACAAATTAAATCATTTAATCAAGTATAAGTATAAAGTAAATTATATTGTTATGAATATAAAGAAAATAATTTTTTATATTTTAATAAGTAGTTTTATAAGTTCTATAGTAAGTATTACTATATATAAAAAATATATCGAAAAAAATTTAAAATTTTTTTCATACATTTCACCTTTTACACATAAAGATTATAATACAAAATATGATTCTTCTAATAAAGAATTAGTATTTTCTCATTCATTTTATAATAGTCAAGTTTCTAATGATTTTACAAAATCAGTAGAAAAGGCTCTACCTACAGTAGTTAGTATTAGGGGAATATTTAAAAAATATTATAAAAAAAATAACATTAGTTTCTTTGATTTCTTTTTTAAAAGACAAAAATATAATTTAAATAGCAAAGACGAAAATAATTATTTACAATATAAATTTATTTATCCAGAATTTCATGGATCTGGAGTAATTATATCTTCTGATGGTTATATTGTCACTAATAATCATGTAATAAAAAATGCTAATTTAATTGAAATAACTCTTAATGATCAAAGATCTTATATAGCTAAATTAATAGGAACTGATCCAAGTAGCGACATAGCTTTATTAAAAATTAATGAAAAAAAGTTACCATTTATTATTTTTCATGATTCTGATAAAGTTAAGGTAGGTGAATCGGTTTTAGCAATCGGAAATCCTTTTGATTTAAATTTTACTGTTACAGCTGGAATTATTAGTGCTAAAAATAGAAATTTAGGAATTTTAAAAGGTGACAATCCATTGGCTATGGAATCATTTTTTCAAATAGATGCTATTATAAATCCTGGAAATAGTGGTGGCCCGTTAGTCAATGTATTTGGAAATTTAATTGGAATTAATACTGCTATATCTTCTTTTACAGGAAATTTTTCAGGATATGGCTTTGCATTACCTTCTAATTTAGTGAAGAAAGTAGTTAAAGATATCAGACAGTATGGAATAGTTAAAAGAGCTTTTTTAGGAATAAAGGGATTAGATCCATCTAATATAGGATTATATAATAAATATTATAATAATATTATAATACCACAAAATGGACTCATAGTAAAGGAAGTGTTCACTAATAGTAGTGCATATTATGCAGGTATTAAAAAAGGAGATATAATAAAAAATATAAATAATAAATCAATAAAAAATATATCGGATATTGCATTAATTATTGGAATGAAACATCCCGGAGATAAAATAAAAATTATTGTATTAAGAAATGGAATAAAAAAAATATTTTATGTTATTTTAAATGATTTTCAACATAAAAAATAACTATTAAGTTATAATATCAAGGAATTATGTATAATTGAGTTTTTTTGAAAAAAATTTTTTATAAAAAGATAAATTGTTAATATAAGCTATTTATTTTCCTCAATTATATATATATATCAATAATCCATATTTAAATTTTTTATTTTTTTAATATTTATTTTATATAATATAATCAAACATATTTGATTTTATAAAGATAGATTTTCTAAAATATCTATCTACCTACTTACATTAAATAAAAGGAATAACACTATTTAACCAATAGATAGATGGTAATAGTCCTATAAATTTTAGAAAAAAATAAATGATTAAATCGATCATAAATATATTTAAAAATTAATTTCATTAATCTTATATATACTATAATTAGTTATATAATAGATTATTTTTTAATTGATTAACGAATAAATTTTACAAATCCTTTTTTTTAGGGTACTTTCATAAAAATAATAATATTCATTTTTTTTATGATTTTTTTTTAAAAATCCAATTATAGATGGGCTATTTTTATAGCTATTCCGATTAAATAAAAATTTATGAATCTTAGCAAAGAATATTATAAACATAAATCAGTATTATTAGAAGAAAGCGTTAGAAATCTTATTACAAATAAAAATGGCATATATATAGATGCTACATTTGGATTAGGTGGGCATTCTTATGAAATTTTAAAAAGAATAAGTAAAAAAGCTAAGTTGATATCTCTTGATCAAGATAAAGAATCCATAAAGAAAAATTTAATTAAAGATAAACGTTTACACTTATTTCATAGTAATTTTATCTATATTCAGGATATTTTAAATAAAAAATTATTTATAGAAAAAGTATCAGGAATTTTAGCAGATTTAGGAATCTCTTATTTTCAAATAAACAATCCTAAAAGAGGTTTCTCTCATAAATTAAATTGCATTTTAGATATGAGAATGGATCAGGAAAAAAAATATTCTGCTAAAAATGTAATTAATGAATCTTCATATGAAAAATTATCTTATATATTCAAAGAATATGGAGACTTTAATAATACAAAAAAAATGGTAGGAAGAATATTAGAGAAACGTATTATTAAAAATATTTCTACAAGTTCAGATTTATTAAAAATTTTCTTCATTAGAGGTTCTTTTAAAGAAAGGAAAAGATTTTTTTCAAGATTATTTCAATCTATACGTATAGAAGTAAATGATGAAATAAACAAATTAAAAAATTTTCTATATCAATCTTCTGATATTATAGAACCAGGAGGAAGAATCGCGATTATTTCATATCATTCTATTGAAGATAGAATAGTTAAAAATTTTTTTAAAAATGGAATTATTTTTTCCGAAAGAAAACCTGATAAAATTCCATTTAAAATGATTCATAAAAAAGTTATTAAACCCACTTATATAGAAGTAAAAAAAAATCCAAGATCCAGAAGTGCAAAATTAAGAATTGCAGAAAAATTATAAAATAATGAAAAAAATTATAATAAATATTTTAAAAGGAAAATTCCTAATAGGAAAAAATGCTTATAATACTTGGATATTCATCATTTTTATGACAATATTGTCATTAATTAGTATTACTAGTTCACATATTATGGAATATAACATTAGAAAAATAAAAAAATTAAATAAAGAAATAAAAGAATTAAAATCTAATAATAAAAGTGTAATAAATTTGCAAAATTTAAATTAATCTATTAGTTTATACTTAACATTTTTTAATTTATAATTTTAAATGATATGGAACGAAATAGATCCGTATTGTTATATAAGTCTTATATTATTAGTTTCTTATTTTTATTTATTGCAATATTAATTATATATAAATTGTTTGAAATTCAAAATAATCCAGAAAATTATAAAAAATTAGTACTGAAAAGAATTCATCAAAATGAGTTGAATAAAAAATTAGAAAATTATTGATAAAATATTATCCACATAATGGTAAAAACATTAAAAGAAGTTTTAAAAAATGTAAATATATTAAAAATTATAGGAGATAATAATTTATTTAAAAAAGTTAATGGAATTTTTATTAATTCTAAATTGATAGATAATAATTCAATATTTATAGCAAAAAAAGGAAAAAAAATAGATGGACATTCTTTTATTCAAGAAGCAATACAAAAAGGAGGAGATACTATTATTTGTGAAACGATTCCTAATTATATTTGTAAAAATATTACTTATATTATTGTTTTAAATTCAGTCAAAGCTTTAGGATATATAGCTGCTAATTTTTATGATAATCCTTCAAAAAAAATCCAATTAATAGGAATTACAGGTACAAATGGAAAAACTTCCACTGCTATGATACTTCATAAAGTATTTTTGGAAATGGGAGAAAAAAATATTCTTATATCTACTATAGGAATTAGAATATTATATGATAAATATCCAGTTAAAAATACAACTCCAGATATTATTGATATTAATAAATATTTAAATTTATCCCTTAAAAAAGGATGTAAATATGCTTTTATGGAAGTTAGTTCACATGGGATTGATCAAAAAAGAATTTTTGGATTATTATTTAAAGGGGGGATATTTACTAATATAACTCATGATCATTTAGATTATCATAAATCTTTCTGTAATTATTTATCTATAAAAAAGCAATTTTTTGATGAATTACCAAATAATTCTTTTTCCTTAATTAATATAGACGATAAAAACTATTCAAAAATAATAAAGGATACTTCGTCTAAAATTTATTTTTATGGATTGAAAAAAAAATCAGATTTTAAAATAAAAGTTTTAAAAAAATCTATTAATGGTAGTTTATTAAAAATTGATAAAGAAAAAATATATATAAATTTGATCGGAAAATTTAATATTTATAATATATTAGCTAGCTATGCTACATCTATTTTATTAGGAATAAATAAAAAAAAAATTTTAAAAAAGTTGAGTAAAATTAATCCTATTATAGGACGTTTTGAACATTTTACTTCTAGATCTGGAGTACATATAATTGTAGATTATGCACATAATCCAAATGGATTAAAAAATATTTTTGATTCTATCAATGATGTTTTTTATAATAATAAAATTCAAAGAAAATTAATTTGTGTAATAGGTTGTGGAGGTAATAGAGATATAGAAAAAAGGCCGATAATGGGGAAAATGGTATATGAAACTTGTGATATATCTATTTTTACTTCTGATAATCCTAGAAATGAGGATCCTAATAATATATTAATGGATATGAAAAATTTTTTATCACACATAAAAAATGATCCTATTCTAACTTTTATTGATCGAAAAAAAGCAATACAATATGCAATAAAAATTGCAAAAAAAAATGATATCATTGTAATAGTTGGAAAAGGACATGAAAATTATCAAGAAATAAAAGGAAAATTTTATCCTTTCAATGATATGGATATTGCAAAATCAAATTTTTTTTAATTTTAAAAAAATAAAAATTAATATTAAATAAATTTATTTTTTTCATTTAAAATCATGATAAATTCTATTTTTTATAGATCTTCACTAGCTTTTTTTCAATCTTTTTTATTATCACTTTTTTTATATAAAAAAGTTATAAGTTGGAATAAAAAAAAAAAATTTTTAACAGAAAATATACGTAGTCTAGGACTGATAGGTGAAAAAAAAAAAATTGGGATCCCAACGATGGGAGGAGTTGTAATAATATTATCAACATTAACATCCACTATATTATTTTCTTATTGGAATAATATTTATATTATTTCATTAATTATCAGTTCTATATGGTTAGGTTTTATTGGTTTTATTGACGATTATATAAAAGTAAAATTTAATAAAAAAGGATTAAATGCATTTGGAAAAATACTAGGTCAATTGATTTTAGGAATTTTTATAGGAATTATTATATTTTTTAATGAAAATGTAAAAAATTTACAAGAAAAAAATTA includes the following:
- the dapF gene encoding diaminopimelate epimerase: MLLNFFKFHGTGNDFIIINCMNERYNFSKNSFILKTLCNRNIGIGADGIIFIHKNYNCDFYMEYYNSNGKESTMCGNGGRCAIAFSKKIGNSKSNEIFFKSIDGYHKGIVDNYKNDIISLQLTSLKRNNIKKYSESDMFLNTGSPHHIVFVNNLKNLDVYNQGRYIRHHKIYMMNNGVNVNFVKINHNILQVRTYERGVENETLSCGTGVVASVIASFETNRIKNNKNIEVSTLGGILWVSFIRTENMYHNIYLTGPVKLVFKGLYYL
- a CDS encoding S1C family serine protease; protein product: MNIKKIIFYILISSFISSIVSITIYKKYIEKNLKFFSYISPFTHKDYNTKYDSSNKELVFSHSFYNSQVSNDFTKSVEKALPTVVSIRGIFKKYYKKNNISFFDFFFKRQKYNLNSKDENNYLQYKFIYPEFHGSGVIISSDGYIVTNNHVIKNANLIEITLNDQRSYIAKLIGTDPSSDIALLKINEKKLPFIIFHDSDKVKVGESVLAIGNPFDLNFTVTAGIISAKNRNLGILKGDNPLAMESFFQIDAIINPGNSGGPLVNVFGNLIGINTAISSFTGNFSGYGFALPSNLVKKVVKDIRQYGIVKRAFLGIKGLDPSNIGLYNKYYNNIIIPQNGLIVKEVFTNSSAYYAGIKKGDIIKNINNKSIKNISDIALIIGMKHPGDKIKIIVLRNGIKKIFYVILNDFQHKK
- a CDS encoding UDP-N-acetylmuramoyl-L-alanyl-D-glutamate--2,6-diaminopimelate ligase — encoded protein: MVKTLKEVLKNVNILKIIGDNNLFKKVNGIFINSKLIDNNSIFIAKKGKKIDGHSFIQEAIQKGGDTIICETIPNYICKNITYIIVLNSVKALGYIAANFYDNPSKKIQLIGITGTNGKTSTAMILHKVFLEMGEKNILISTIGIRILYDKYPVKNTTPDIIDINKYLNLSLKKGCKYAFMEVSSHGIDQKRIFGLLFKGGIFTNITHDHLDYHKSFCNYLSIKKQFFDELPNNSFSLINIDDKNYSKIIKDTSSKIYFYGLKKKSDFKIKVLKKSINGSLLKIDKEKIYINLIGKFNIYNILASYATSILLGINKKKILKKLSKINPIIGRFEHFTSRSGVHIIVDYAHNPNGLKNIFDSINDVFYNNKIQRKLICVIGCGGNRDIEKRPIMGKMVYETCDISIFTSDNPRNEDPNNILMDMKNFLSHIKNDPILTFIDRKKAIQYAIKIAKKNDIIVIVGKGHENYQEIKGKFYPFNDMDIAKSNFF
- a CDS encoding zinc-binding metallopeptidase family protein translates to MKNILDKNSIKFLEKYLNSFSPVGEEMEGQKIWIDYISKYAEKISTDLYGSAVAIINPNAPKKLVIESHVDEISWCVNYITENGIIYVSRNGGIDHQIVLSKKVMIHTTKGKIPGVFGWPAIHTRKTYDEKSPNIENIFIDIGVSSKKEVLELGIHVGCMISYADEFFIMNKKYFVSKSLDNKIGGFIMAEVTKMIVNNKIDLQYGLYTINSVQEEIGLKGAKMIANTIKPNIAIITDVTHDTSTPMISKKIEGDIKCGLGPVISYAPSIRKNIRELIIDTAIKNNIKFQRLVSKYSTGTDTDAFAYSNKGILSALISIPLKYMHTTVEMVNMSDVKKSILLIYETLQEINYRFKDFFYEN
- a CDS encoding FtsL-like putative cell division protein, coding for MKKIIINILKGKFLIGKNAYNTWIFIIFMTILSLISITSSHIMEYNIRKIKKLNKEIKELKSNNKSVINLQNLN
- the rsmH gene encoding 16S rRNA (cytosine(1402)-N(4))-methyltransferase RsmH, with the protein product MNLSKEYYKHKSVLLEESVRNLITNKNGIYIDATFGLGGHSYEILKRISKKAKLISLDQDKESIKKNLIKDKRLHLFHSNFIYIQDILNKKLFIEKVSGILADLGISYFQINNPKRGFSHKLNCILDMRMDQEKKYSAKNVINESSYEKLSYIFKEYGDFNNTKKMVGRILEKRIIKNISTSSDLLKIFFIRGSFKERKRFFSRLFQSIRIEVNDEINKLKNFLYQSSDIIEPGGRIAIISYHSIEDRIVKNFFKNGIIFSERKPDKIPFKMIHKKVIKPTYIEVKKNPRSRSAKLRIAEKL
- the tatC gene encoding twin-arginine translocase subunit TatC, which gives rise to MNKKKIMPFWEHIEELRIRMIRCLFVIIIMMFFLMINKKILFNQIIFGPAKKNFITYRLLKHFTNKLYFHNLSIQNREIFGQFNIYIWICFCGGFILSFPYIFYELWSFISPAFSDKERIYSQIITTMVSTLFCIGMFFGYFILFPFLINFGYTFKISNFPKNIFDLSDYISLIINSVLLMGMIFLFPFFIFLLSKAGLISYSFLRKYRKHAFLIMLIISSAITPGDILSTIIVLIPLLILYQFSIFISFYIFKKKNHLK
- a CDS encoding redox-regulated ATPase YchF, which translates into the protein MKCGIIGLPNVGKSTFFNIISNSKVLSKNFPFCTINPNHGVIKVADDRLLELNKFIKSNKIIPSEIKIVDIAGLIKGSHKGDGLGNKFLSHIRETDAIIHMIRFFNDMNILHVEGDINPIRDKEIIDMELQLKDLSTIEKKIDKISNDLSSKKKNNEFIFLKKILIFLKKGKNIRMYPFKNDERKYIKNLQLLTEKPVLYICNTNDDLNIIQNKPTVKLLQNIVKMENSNILFFSLKKRINFNYLFKNILFLLNLKTFFTVGKKEIRAWNIPKSYTTYEASSIIHTDFKKGFIKAEIIRYDHFIKYQSEEKLKKLGKIFLAGKNYLIKDGDIIYFRFSSHKKNL